Proteins encoded together in one Phyllostomus discolor isolate MPI-MPIP mPhyDis1 chromosome 6, mPhyDis1.pri.v3, whole genome shotgun sequence window:
- the NEU3 gene encoding LOW QUALITY PROTEIN: sialidase-3 (The sequence of the model RefSeq protein was modified relative to this genomic sequence to represent the inferred CDS: deleted 1 base in 1 codon) — MEEVTSCSFNTPVFQQEEKRGITYRIPALLYVPPTHTFLAFAEKRSTSRDEDALHLVLRRGLRTGHSVQWGPLTPLMEATLPGHRTMNPCPVWEQKSGCVYLFFICVRGHVTERQQIVSGRNAARLCFICSRDSGYSWSDVRDLTEEVIGPEVKRWATFAVGPGHGIQLRSGRLIIPAYAYYIPYWFFCFLLPCKTRPHSLMIYSDDLGATWHHGRFIKPMVTVECEVAEVTGKAGHPVLYCSARTPNRCRAEALSTDHGECFHRPALSHQLCEPPHGCQGSVVSFRPLESPCGCQDPTGKDAPTVQSPLLDSSLRPEQEARMLSESWLLYSHPTSTKRRVNLGVYLNRTPLEAACWSRPWILHHGPCGYSDLAAVGDGLFACLFECGAKWECEKIAFRLFTDREILSHVQGDCTSPGRNPNQFKTNWLRIQLSTEGKPVEGSHSQGDGGQDSRGY, encoded by the exons CCTTCAACACCCCTGTGTTCcagcaggaagagaagagagggatcACCTACCGGATCCCAGCCCTGCTCTACGTACCCCCCACCCACACCTTCCTGGCCTTTGCAGAGAAGCGCTCTACAAGCAGGGATGAGGATGCTCTCCACCTGGTGCTGAGGCGAGGGTTGAGGACTGGGCACTCGGTACAG TGGGGACCACTCACGCCACTGATGGAAGCCACGTTGCCTGGGCATCGGACCATGAACCCCTGTCCCGTGTGGGAGCAGAAGAGTGGCTGTGTGTACCTGTTCTTCATTTGTGTGCGGGGCCATGTCACTGAGCGTCAGCAGATTGTGTCAGGCAGGAATGCTGCTCGCCTCTGCTTCATCTGCAGTCGGGATTCTGGCTATTCATGGAGCGACGTGAGGGACCTGACGGAGGAGGTCATTGGCCCAGAAGTGAAGCGTTGGGCCACGTTTGCTGTGGGCCCAGGCCACGGCATCCAGCTGCGGTCGGGGAGGCTGATCATCCCTGCATACGCCTACTACATCCCTTACTGGTTCTTTTGTTTCCTGCTACCATGTAAAACCAGACCCCATTCCCTGATGATCTACAGTGATGACCTAGGGGCCACATGGCACCATGGCAGGTTCATTAAGCCCATGGTGACAGTGGAGTGTGAAGTGGCAGAGGTGACCGGGAAGGCTGGCCACCCTGTGCTGTATTGCAGTGCCCGGACACCAAACAGGTGCCGAGCAGAGGCTCTTAGCACTGACCACGGTGAATGCTTTCATAGGCCGGCCCTGAGCCACCAGCTCTGTGAGCCCCCGCATGGCTGCCAAGGCAGTGTGGTGAGTTTCCGGCCCCTGGAGAGCCCATGTGGGTGCCAGGACCCTACTGGCAAAGATGCCCCTACTGTTCAGAGCCCTCTGCTGGACAGTTCTCTGAGGCCAGAACAGGAAGCTAGAATGCTGTCAGAATCATGGCTCTTGTACTCACACCCAACCAGTACAAAACGGAGGGTTAACCTCGGCGTCTACCTCAACCGGACCCCCTTGGAGGCTGCCTGCTGGTCTCGACCGTGGATCTTGCACCATGGGCCCTGTGGCTACTCCGATTTGGCTGCTGTGGGGGATGGCTTGTTCGCATGTTTATTTGAGTGTGGGGCCAAGTGGGAGTGTGAGAAGATTGCCTTCCGCCTGTTTACAGACCGAGAGATCCTAAGCCATGTGCAAGGTGACTGCACCAGCCCTGGTAGGAAC CCGAACCAGTTCAAAACTAATTGGCTTAGGATCCAGCTTTCCACAGAAGGGAAACCAGTAGAAGGCAGCCACAGCCAGGGTGATGGAGGCCAGGACAGCAGAGGTTACTGA